The following are encoded in a window of Peromyscus maniculatus bairdii isolate BWxNUB_F1_BW_parent chromosome X, HU_Pman_BW_mat_3.1, whole genome shotgun sequence genomic DNA:
- the Tent5d gene encoding terminal nucleotidyltransferase 5D, whose amino-acid sequence MSEIRFSNLTWDHIVTLDRVLDEVIPIHGRGNFPTLEVKPKDIVHVVKDQLIKQGIIVKDTRLNGSTASYVLASHNGISYKDLDIIFGVDLPSDQEFQVVKDAVLGCLLDFLPKGVKKEKITLKTMKEAYVQKMVKICNNHDRWSLISLSNNTGKNVELKFVNSLRRQFEFSVDSFQILLDSMLDFYSVPNAKLTKESCPVVVAESMYGDFQEAMIHLKYKLIYTRKPEEIRGGGLLKYSNLLVRDFKPACQTEIKTLERYMCSRFFIDFPDVAEQQKKIESYLRNHFIGEEISKYDYLMTLHGVVNQSTVCLMGYERRQTLNMITLLALKVLGEQNILPSTDSVTCFYQPAPYLVLERGYPSYYVASGLPLVYFQPCPAVRFPVQNDMM is encoded by the coding sequence ATGTCAGAGATCAGATTCAGCAATCTCACTTGGGATCACATTGTCACACTGGATCGCGTGTTAGATGAAGTAATCCCAATTCATGGAAGGGGCAATTTCCCCACGCTGGAGGTAAAACCCAAAGATATTGTTCATGTTGTGAAAGATCAACTCATAAAGCAGGGCATTATTGTTAAAGATACCAGATTGAATGGCTCTACAGCAAGTTACGTACTCGCAAGCCATAATGGAATCAGCTATAAAGATTTGGACATTATTTTTGGTGTTGATCTACCAAGTGACCAAGAATTTCAGGTTGTTAAGGATGCAGTTTTAGGTTGTCTACTTGACTTTTTACCAAAaggtgttaaaaaagaaaagattaccCTAAAGACAATGAAAGAGGCATATGTGCAGAAAATGGTCAAAATTTGCAATAACCATGATCGTTGGAGTCTCATCTCTCTTTCAAATAACACCGGAAAGAATGTAGAACTAAAATTTGTGAATTCACTCAGACGACAATTTGAATTTAGTGTAGattcttttcaaattcttttgGATTCCATGTTAGATTTCTATAGTGTCCCAAATGCTAAGCTAACCAAAGAATCCTGTCCTGTTGTGGTGGCTGAAAGTATGTATGGGGATTTCCAGGAAGCAATGATACATTTGAAATACAAGCTTATATATACCAGAAAACCTGAAGAGATCAGAGGTGGTGGCCTTTTGAAATATAGCAATCTGTTGGTTCGTGATTTCAAACCAGCTTGTCAAACAGAAATTAAGACTCTGGAACGTTATATGTGTTCTAGATTTTTCATTGATTTTCCTGATGTAGcagaacagcaaaagaaaattgaatcatacCTCCGCAACCATTTCATAGGTGAAGAAATAAGCAAGTATGACTATCTTATGACCTTGCATGGAGTTGTGAACCAAAGTACTGTCTGCCTCATGGGTTATGAAAGAAGGCAGACTCTTAACATGATCACCCTTTTGGCTTTGAAAGTACTTGGAGAACAGAATATATTACCCAGTACAGACAGCGTAACTTGCTTTTATCAACCTGCTCCATACCTAGTTCTTGAGAGAGGGTACCCAAGTTATTATGTAGCGTCTGGGCTACCACTTGTTTACTTCCAGCCATGTCCTGCAGTGCGGTTTCCAGTACAAAATGATATGATGTAA